One Acidobacteriota bacterium genomic window carries:
- a CDS encoding histidine phosphatase family protein — MRPPLELWLVRHGETTYSATKRVAGWSNPPLTDNGRLQAEALRSVIDGQRFDGVWSSDLERAVESARLAWGEPRTDRRLRECHFGALEGCTYEEADTAYREVFHEFRGFQAPDGESHDELRQRVLDFVDSLEAGRHLLFVHGGVIRVLTQDLGVDRFIPTGSVLALDLEAGKVLFLRESGNTDRQD, encoded by the coding sequence ATGAGACCGCCTCTGGAATTGTGGCTCGTCCGCCACGGCGAAACGACCTACTCGGCGACCAAGAGGGTGGCCGGGTGGAGCAACCCGCCCCTGACCGACAACGGTCGGCTACAGGCGGAAGCCCTCCGTTCGGTGATCGACGGCCAGCGTTTCGACGGCGTCTGGTCGTCGGACCTCGAGCGGGCGGTGGAGAGTGCCCGTCTCGCCTGGGGAGAGCCCCGAACGGACAGGCGCCTGCGTGAATGCCACTTCGGAGCGCTCGAGGGCTGCACCTACGAAGAGGCGGATACCGCCTACCGCGAGGTGTTTCACGAGTTCCGGGGCTTCCAGGCGCCGGACGGCGAGTCGCACGACGAGCTCCGCCAACGGGTGCTCGACTTCGTCGATTCCCTCGAAGCCGGGCGCCACCTGCTCTTCGTCCATGGCGGCGTCATCCGGGTTCTCACGCAGGACCTCGGGGTGGACCGTTTCATACCTACCGGCAGCGTCCTCGCCCTCGATCTGGAGGCCGGGAAGGTGCTGTTTCTACGGGAGTCCGGGAATACCGATCGTCAGGATTGA